A window of Elgaria multicarinata webbii isolate HBS135686 ecotype San Diego chromosome 2, rElgMul1.1.pri, whole genome shotgun sequence contains these coding sequences:
- the SOCS4 gene encoding suppressor of cytokine signaling 4 yields the protein MAENKERNPKNTDVRPKTSRSRSADRKDGYVWSGKKLSWSKRSENGSDAEAASTSGKSALSLKTQERKHSCSSTELDLERSCGHRFLGRSLKQKLQDAVGQCFPIKNCGSRHSSVLPSKRKIHISELMLDECPFPPRSELAFRWHLIKRHTAPVKQRSESWLSTESSQGEGKDGDLREVESVDGGGSAVLQACSMSDSASCRCDPRGESATGKQLRNGREDSDMDSDDEVVTLCTSSRKRNKPRWETDDELLQLETPPKYHTQIDYVHCLVPDLLQINNNPCYWGVMDKYAAEALLDGKPEGTFLLRDSAQEDYLFSVSFRRYSRSLHARIEQWNHNFSFDAHDPCVFHSPDITGLLEHYKDPSSCMFFEPLLSTPLNRTFPFSLQHICRTVICNCTTYDGIDALPIPPSVKLYLKEYHYKSKVRVLRIDVPDLQA from the coding sequence ATGGCAGAAAATAAAGAAAGGAATCCTAAAAACACAGACGTGAGGCCTAAAACCAGCCGGAGTAGAAGTGCAGACAGAAAAGACGGATACGTATGGAGTGGAAAGAAGCTTTCTTGGTCCAAAAGGAGCGAGAACGGTTCCGATGCAGAGGCGGCAAGCACCTCTGGAAAATCTGCGCTGAGTCTAAAGACCCAGGAGAGGAAACACAGCTGTTCCTCCACTGAGCTGGACTTGGAACGTTCATGTGGCCACAGGTTCCTGGGGCGTTCCCTTAAACAGAAGCTGCAGGACGCCGTGGGGCAGTGTTTCCCCATAAAGAATTGCGGCAGTCGGCATTCTTCGGTGCTCCCATCAAAGAGGAAAATACATATCAGCGAGCTTATGTTGGACGAGTGCCCTTTTCCACCCCGATCTGAGCTAGCCTTCCGGTGGCATTTAATCAAACGGCACACTGCCCCCGTCAAGCAAAGATCCGAAAGTTGGCTGAGTACGGAGTCTTCCCAGGGCGAAGGGAAAGATGGAGACCTGAGGGAGGTTGAGAGTGTGGATGGAGGAGGGTCAGCTGTTTTGCAGGCATGTAGCATGAGTGACAGCGCTTCCTGTAGGTGCGACCCTCGGGGCGAATCCGCCACGGGCAAGCAGCTAAGGAACGGCAGAGAGGACAGCGACATGGACTCCGACGATGAAGTGGTGACGCTTTGTACTAGCTCTAGGAAGAGGAACAAGCCACGATGGGAAACAGACGATGAGCTGTTGCAACTGGAAACGCCTCCTAAATATCACACCCAGATTGACTATGTCCATTGCCTCGTCCCGGACCTCCTGCAGATCAATAATAACCCATGCTACTGGGGAGTGATGGATAAATACGCTGCAGAAGCTCTTCTGGACGGAAAGCCAGAGGGGACTTTTTTGTTACGAGACTCTGCCCAGGAAGACTACTTGTTCTCCGTTAGTTTTCGGCGTTACAGCCGTTCCCTTCACGCCAGGATTGAGCAGTGGAATCACAACTTCAGCTTCGATGCTCATGACCCCTGTGTCTTCCATTCCCCTGACATTACTGGACTCTTAGAACATTACAAAGATCCCAGCTCTTGTATGTTCTTTGAGCCGCTTCTTTCTACCCCCTTAAACAGGactttccccttttctctccaaCATATATGCAGGACAGTTATTTGTAACTGTACAACTTACGACGGCATAGATGCCCTTCCTATTCCTCCATCTGTGAAATTATATTTGAAAGAATATCATTATAAGTCTAAAGTTAGAGTCCTCAGGATTGATGTACCAGACCTACAAGCCTAG